CCCCGTCTTCTTGATCGATCTCCACACGACGAGCGCCCACGGCGTGCCCTTCGTCATCTTCGGAGACACGCTCCCGCAGCGGCACTTCGTGTCGGAGCTGCCCGTGCCGATCATCTTCGGCCTCGAGGAGCAGGTCGACGGCGTGCTCTCCGAGTACTGGACGCGGCACGGCTGCGTCACGTTCACGATCGAGGGTGGCCAGCACGACGATCCCGGCTCGATCGACAACCTCGAGGCCGTGTTGCTCTTGGCCGCGCAGGCGGCGGGCATCTTCCGCGCGGGCCAAATCCCCGAGACTCGCACGGCCTTCGCGCTGCTCGAGAGCCGGCGTGGGAACCTCCCTCGTGTGATGGAGGTCGTTCGGCGCCACGCGATCGCCGAGAGCGACGCGTTCGTCATGGAGCCCGGCTTCCGCAACCTCGATCACGCCAAGGAGGGCCAGCTCCTCGCCCGCGACAAACGCGGCGAGATCCGCGCGCCGGCGAACGGGCTCGTGCTCTTGCCGCTCTACCAGGGCCTCGGGTCCGACGGCTTCTTCTGGGGGCGCGCCGTGAGCACGGCGAGGCTCGTCGCTTCGGAGGCGTTGCGGAGCCTCGATCTCGACAGGTTCATCGACTGGCTCCCCGGCGTCGCGCGAGACCGCGAGCGCCCCACGCGCCTCGTGATCGACACGAAGATCGCCCGCTTCTATCCGCTCGACGTGTTCCACACCCTCGGCTACCGGCGCGTGCGCGAGCGCGACGGCGAGCTCACCGTGGAGCGCCAGCCCGGTTGACGCGACGCGATGCCGTGGCCGCGAGGCGACGGCGCCGAGAAAGCTCGAACACGAAGGGGCGATGTGGCACCCTACGAGGTGGCGGACAGATCGTCCTGCCTTTGCTTCAGGGGTCGGCATGAGGCTACGCGGTGTGATCGCGGCTGGGGTGCTCGCGGGGGCGGTCGGGGTGTCGGTGGCGTGCACCAAAGACCCACCCGGCGAGGTGGTGCTCTCGTTCCAGACCGACATGTCGGTCCCGAAGGACGTGTCGGCGGTGGTGCTCTCGATCACGTCGAGCGGCCGCACGCTCTTCGAGGAGCAGTACAACGTCGGCCCCACGGGCGTGAAGCTCCCGTCGACGTTCGGCGTGGTCGAGGGCGAAAAAGACGAGCCCGTCACCATCAAGCTCATCGCGCTGAAGGGCACGAAGCCCGTCGTGCTCCGCGAGGTCGTCACCAAGATCCCGAAGGGTCGCGTCGCGGGCATGAAGATGCCCATCGAGTGGCTCTGCGCCGGCGAGTCGTCGGTCAAAGGGGAGATCCGCCAAGCCGCCGAGAACCAGTGCCCCGCGGGTCAGACGTGCTCGGCGGGCTCGTGTGTCCCGTCCGACTCGTTCCCCCTCGACGACCCGTACGACGCAAAGAACGTGTTCGGCGGCGGCGACGACAAAGGCCAGGGCGGGAGCTGCTTCTCGACCGAGTCGTGTTTCTCGGCCGTGCAGACCGTGGCGGTCACCCCGGTCGACGACGGCTCGGCCTGCGCGTTCACCCTCGACGGCGTGAGGAACGTGGCCCTCGAGCCCGAAGACAGGGCGACCGGGATCGGCACCGGCCCGAACGGAACGGGGCCTTTCCTCGTCCCGCTCGACCAGGGAAAATCCGGCTTCGAGCTGCAAGGCAGCCGCGTCACGTTGCCACGCGCCGTGTGCACCCGCATCGCCAAAGGCATCGCCGGAACGTCAGAGCGCCTTCGCGTGTATGCTACACGTTCTTGCTCGCCGAAGACGAACCGTACCCCCACGTGCGGCGCGTGGAGCGCAGTCACGAAGCCCACGCCGACCGAGGACGCGGGCACCGCGGCCGAAGGTGGAAACCCGAACTGGAAGTCGGTCCCCGTCCGGAAGCCGCGTTCGCTCCGCGTCGCCGGCCCACCCAACGCGCGCCGCCTCTACTTCGTCGTCGATGAGGGAACCGGCAGCAAGGTGCTCTCGTGCGACGCAGCCAGTTGCAGCGAGGCGGGTTTGCGGTGCGAGGCCAGCTTCACGAGCCAGATCGGTGTAATTTCCCCGTTTCAGCGGACGAACACCGATCCGGTGGCGGCGATCTACGCGATCAACCGAGCTCAAGCCGTCGAGGTGGCCGACACGTCGAGCGCGTGCGCGGTCGGAAAACCCGTCGCGTTCCCGGGAGCTCCGCCCCTGATGTGGGACCTCGTCGCCCTCGAAAAGGAGCTGCTCCTGATGGGTGACAACCAGCTCGGCTCGTGCTCGATGAGCGCGCTCGACAAGTGCGACGTGGTTCGTCCGATCAGGTCGTTCGGCGCGCCCGCGCCCGGAAAGCTCTCTGCGGGCAACGGCGTCGCCTACATCCACGGCACCGAGGTCGGCGGTTGCACCACGAGCGCTTGCTCGACGACGACGAGCAAAGACGTCGCCGTCGACAACGCGACCCCGCTCGCGATCGTCGCCGACTCGCCGCTCTACTACTGGATCCAGGGGAGCGTTGGCGGCAGCACAGTCGTTCGCGACTGCCCGACGTCGCCAGAGTGTCGAGGGGCGGACCGCACTGAAGCGGGCGTCTATTTCGATCTCGCCGTGAACAGCCAGTATGTCTACGTGGCGACCTCCACAGGGCTCTCGCGCATTCGGCAGCTCCAACAAGGGGAGCCCCCGGGACCCAAGCGGCCCGAGTCGGTCGACAGCTCGAGCCCATACAACGAGGTCAAGGTCGACGGAGACGTGGCCTATTACCTGAGCGACACCGCGGTCGTGCGCTTCCGCGACGGACAGTGAGCGCGCGCGAACGACGCTCCGTTCACGGTCCGCCTCACCGGAGGAGCGGGGCCTGCACGGTGCCGGGGTCCATCGTGCCGATGACCTGGGGCTGGGCCTCGCCCGGCTTGAAGATGAAGTAGCCACCGACGGCCGCGCCCGACGCGAGCACCACGCCGCCGGCGACCCACACCCACGCGGGGATGCCCGAGGCCTCTTTTTCCAGGGTCACGTCGACCCGGCGCGTCTCGCCGTCTTGCACGAGCACCTCGCCCGTGTGCGCGCGGAAGCCCTTCGCGGTGACGCGCAGCGTGTGACCGCCGCTCGGGACCTTGCCCACGTACGCGCCCGTGCCGACGGCTTTCCCGTCGACGAAGATGGCATCGCCCGGGGCAGCGTGCACCGAGATCGTGCCCTCGTGGACCTCGCGCTCGAGGGGCCACGCGAGCACGAGCGGAGCGCCTCCGGCCACCTTCACGCGCTCGGTCCTCTCACGAAACCCCTTCTTTTTCAGGGTGATCGTGTGCTCGCCCACGTCGACGAGGGGCTTCTTCTCGAGGGGCGTCGTGCCGAACGCGAGCCCGTCGACGAGGACGTCGGCCCCCGCCTCGTTGGTCGTGAGGTCGAGCGGTGACACGAGCGCCTTCACGCTCTCGACGAGCCCGTCGACCTCTTTCGTGTCGGCCTCGGTGAGCTTGTCGCGCGCCTCGACGCGGTAACGCTCGAGGAGCCCGAGCATCTTGGCGTAGTGGCGGAGCGACTTCTCGCAGACGGCCATGTTCCAGAGGAGGAGCGGATTCTTCGACGCGGCGAACGCGCTCTCGAACTTCACGAGCGCCGAGGCAAAGTCGCCGTCTTGGTAGAGCACACGCGCCGCGACGTAGTCGGCCTTGGCCATGCCGGTGAGCGTGTCGCCGAGCGAGGCCCCGGCCGGGGTCGACTCGGCGGGCTTGGGCTCGGTCGCAGGCGCAGCAGGGTCGGCGGCGAGGGCGGGGCGGGCCGCTCCCATGGCACCCAAGAGCGCGAAAACAATCGATATTTTGGCAACGTTCTTCATTTGAGCCCGCTCATCGTGTGAATGTTCGGTGCAGCTTGGGAGGGCGCCGGGGGAGCCGACGCGACGGGAGACGCCGTGGCCGACTTGGCGGGCACGGGAACCTTGGGGGCCTTGTCGACCTTCGGGCCGACGGGCGCGGACGACACCGAGGGAGCCGGCGCCGCGGACGGGACCAACGCGACGAGCGCGCTCGGCGACGACGAGGGCTCGGTGGTCGCGGAGGGCAACGCCGAGGGCTTCGGAGGGAGCTCGGCGACGACGCTGGCGGAGCTCGACGGCGCGCTCACGGGCCCCGGATCCCCGACGCTCTTCAGCGCCAGCCCACCTGCCGCGACGAGCGCCACGACCGCGAGCGCCGCGCCCACCACGAGCGGGCTGCGCGAGGCGCGAGGGGTGACCGGGATCGCCGTGACGCCGCGCACGCTGCCCTCTTCGGCGTCGCGGACCTCGATGGCCTTGGGCGTCGGACCGTCCTCATCGGAGACGACGAGCTTCGGAGACGGCGCGACCTGCGTGACCACGGGCTGCGCGGCCCGCTCTTCGGCATCGACCAGGGAAGGTGGGCGCACGGTCTCGGCCGTGCCGAGCGCGGGGTCGTCTCCGCTGCGCCCGAGCACACGCTCGATCTGAGACACTCGCGCCTTCGCGCTCTCGTCCTGGGTGAACGGGAGGAGCGCACGCGCGAGCGCGCCCACGTCGCGGTAGCGGTAGTCGCGGTCCTTCGAGAGGCACTTTTCGCACACGCGGGCGATGCCCTCGTCCACGCCGGGCACCACCTCTCCGAGCGGCTGGGCGCGATCCATCGAGATGGCGGCGATGATCGACGCGGCGTTGTCCCCCGAGAACGGGAGCTTGCCCGAGAGGAGCTCGAACAAGATGACACCGAGCGCCCACACGTCGCTCCGCGCGTCGACCTCGGCCGCCGAGCGGATCTGCTCGGGCGACATGTAGTACGGCGTGCCCATGATGACCGAGGTCGCCGTGAGCTTCTTCGTGTCGTTCTTGACCTTGGAGATGCCGAAATCGAGCACCTTGAGCACGACGCGGCCGCCCGGCTGACGCGCCATGAACAGGTTCGCGGGCTTGAGATCGCGGTGCACGATGCCGAGCGCGTGCGCCTCGGCGAGGGGGAGGCAGGCGTCGAGGATGGCCTTCACGGCGTCGTCGGAGGAGAGCGGCCCGCGGGTCTCGAGC
The DNA window shown above is from Myxococcales bacterium and carries:
- a CDS encoding protein kinase yields the protein MGLDLDGDVTGEVLGGKYRLERKLGEGGMGVVFAATHLVLDQPVALKLLRSEVASHPDIAERFQREARAAAVIKSENVARVLDVGALDTGEPFMVMEYLEGEDLERVLETRGPLSSDDAVKAILDACLPLAEAHALGIVHRDLKPANLFMARQPGGRVVLKVLDFGISKVKNDTKKLTATSVIMGTPYYMSPEQIRSAAEVDARSDVWALGVILFELLSGKLPFSGDNAASIIAAISMDRAQPLGEVVPGVDEGIARVCEKCLSKDRDYRYRDVGALARALLPFTQDESAKARVSQIERVLGRSGDDPALGTAETVRPPSLVDAEERAAQPVVTQVAPSPKLVVSDEDGPTPKAIEVRDAEEGSVRGVTAIPVTPRASRSPLVVGAALAVVALVAAGGLALKSVGDPGPVSAPSSSASVVAELPPKPSALPSATTEPSSSPSALVALVPSAAPAPSVSSAPVGPKVDKAPKVPVPAKSATASPVASAPPAPSQAAPNIHTMSGLK
- a CDS encoding succinylglutamate desuccinylase/aspartoacylase family protein, with translation MSHEDAPKPFEISRKIGHLHGKRPGPTVIAIGGIHGNETAGIVAGRRVLERLAHEELRGDLVLFGGNLAAMRKNVRYVAKDMNRVWVDAHIHDLEARGHDEPSLDSEDREQLELLSAIRGAIDEARGPVFLIDLHTTSAHGVPFVIFGDTLPQRHFVSELPVPIIFGLEEQVDGVLSEYWTRHGCVTFTIEGGQHDDPGSIDNLEAVLLLAAQAAGIFRAGQIPETRTAFALLESRRGNLPRVMEVVRRHAIAESDAFVMEPGFRNLDHAKEGQLLARDKRGEIRAPANGLVLLPLYQGLGSDGFFWGRAVSTARLVASEALRSLDLDRFIDWLPGVARDRERPTRLVIDTKIARFYPLDVFHTLGYRRVRERDGELTVERQPG
- a CDS encoding PEGA domain-containing protein, producing MKNVAKISIVFALLGAMGAARPALAADPAAPATEPKPAESTPAGASLGDTLTGMAKADYVAARVLYQDGDFASALVKFESAFAASKNPLLLWNMAVCEKSLRHYAKMLGLLERYRVEARDKLTEADTKEVDGLVESVKALVSPLDLTTNEAGADVLVDGLAFGTTPLEKKPLVDVGEHTITLKKKGFRERTERVKVAGGAPLVLAWPLEREVHEGTISVHAAPGDAIFVDGKAVGTGAYVGKVPSGGHTLRVTAKGFRAHTGEVLVQDGETRRVDVTLEKEASGIPAWVWVAGGVVLASGAAVGGYFIFKPGEAQPQVIGTMDPGTVQAPLLR